The nucleotide window ATTCTCAAACATCTCGTTGCCAAGGTAGCGCGGCACAGGCTCATAGGCGTGTACCAGCACCAAATCGGCGCCGTATTTTTGCGCAATGTCTGCGGCCACTTTGGCGGCATAGCGGCTGCGGTCACTTTCATCTACGCCGACGATGATTGTTTTGAACATGGTCAGCCTCCTTTGGCGTATCCGGTTGTGTCAAGCGGGCAGATTGTTGGTTTCATCCTGTTTCCAGCATACAGGAGAACGGAAGAGTTGAAAAGTGAAATTTGTCACAAACACGCTTATGCTTGCAGTCGTCCACGTGCCGCTTCATTGTATTGTAGAGCACCAAATTCTTCAAGGGCATTGGCGAAGCGGCGTGTGGCGCTCTATCTCCCGTGTTTCCTCTGCACAGTATTCCACTTCTTTGACGCGCATCACGCCCCTTGTATAATCTGGGCGCACTGACAAGACAGAACGCCCGTCGAAGAAGACGCCGAGGACTGTTCTCTGCGTCTTTTTTTGTTTGTGAACGAGCGCGAACGAGGAGTTGAAGAAGCATGAGCACGAGCGAGCAGCCGCATTCTCTCAGGGGCGTCGCCCAAGCGCTTGCCCCGACCTATCGGATTGAGGTCGTCTTACGATGTCCACCCGACCACATGGGGGCGCGCATTCTTCGCACCGCACAGGCCGCCGGCTTTCCCCACCTCACCCGTTGCGATGTGCGCCGCCTCTTTTTCATACGAGGGCGATTGCGTCCCGAAGATTTGCACCGTATCGCCCGCCGATTGTTGACCGACCCCGTGACCGAGACGTACCACATTCATCAGCAGTCCGACACCTTCCCCCCACCCGCACCCGAGACCGACCACCCCGACGCGATCATTGATGTGACTTGGCTCCCCGGCGTGACCGACCCTGTGGCTGAAAACCTGCTCCGCGCCGCACGGCTCATTGGTGTTGAGCAGATTGAAGCCGCCGCGACCGGGACCTCTTTCCACGTGTGGGGGCTCACGGGGGAAGAAGAAGCCGCCCGCCTTGCCGAAACCGTCCTCTGCAACACCGTTGTCCAACGCTACAGCATTAATGTTCCCATTGCGCCCGCCTTTATCACCGCCCAAAACGCTGATGACACTGTTGAAACCATCCCCATCCGCGACGCCGACGACGCCCAATTGGAAGCCATCAGCCGCGAACGCCGCCTGGCGCTCAACCTGGACGAAATGCGCGCGATTCGCGCCTACTTCCGCCGTGAAGGGCGCGACCCCACCGACGCGGAACTGGAAATGTTGGCGCAGACGTGGAGCGAGCATTGCGTGCATAAGACGTTCAAGGCGCGTATCCTGTACGAAGGACCACCGCATGGCGCGCCGCCCAACGCTGAACCGGTTCGGCAAGAGATCAACGGCTTGCTGCGCACCTACTTGCGCGCCGCAACAGAGCAGGTTGCGCGTGAGTGGGTGCATTCCGCTTTTGTGGACAACGCCGGCATTATCGCGTTTGACGAGCGCTTTGATGTGGCGTTCAAGGTGGAAACCCACAACCACCCCTCCGCCATCGAACCGTTTGGCGGGGCGAATACGGGCGTGGGGGGCGTAGTGCGCGACATTCTGGGCGTCAGCGCCCGCCCCATCGCCAACACCGACGTGCTCTGTTTTGGTCCGACCGATTTGCCCGACGACGCTGTGCCGCCGGGGGCGCTGCACCCCCGCCGTATCGAAGCCGGTGTTGTGCACGGTATCGAAGATTACGGCAACAAAATGGGCATTCCCACCGTCAACGGCGCGGTCTTCTACCATCCCGGCTATACCGCCAACCCGCTGGTGTACTGTGGCTGTGTGGGCGTGTTGCCGCGTGGGGCGCACCCCTCGAACGTCCAGCCCGGCGACTTGATTGTGGTCATGGGGGGGCGCACAGGGCGCGACGGCTTGCGCGGCGCGACGTTTTCCAGCATGGAAATGGACGCCGAGACCGGCGAGATTGCCGGGAGCGCCGTGCAAATCGGCCACCCCATCAACGAAAAACAGGTGCAAGAAGTCGTCATCCAGGCGCGTGATGAAGGCTTGTACCACGCTATCACCGATTGCGGCGCGGGCGGGCTTTCGTCCGCGGTGGGGGAAATGGGCGCGGAGATTGGCGCGACCGTTCACCTTGAACGTGTACCGCTCAAATACGCCGGCTTGCGTCCCTGGGAAATCTGGTTGAGCGAGGCGCAGGAGCGCATGGTGCTCGCCGTCCCGCCGGACGCCTGGCCGCGCTTGCGTGAGGTGTGCGACTTGCACGGCGTCGAGGCGGTTGTCATTGGCACGTTTGAACCGACCGGTCGGCTCAAACTCTTCTACGGCGACCGTGTGGTGGGCGACCTGGATATGCACTTCTTGCATGAAGGCTTGCCCCAACGCACCATGCACGCCGTCTGGCGTCCGCCGGTGGTGCAGGCTGTTCCCCCGGCTGAAAGCCTTTCGCCCACCCAAGCCTTGCAGCGCTTGCTGGCGCACCCCAACATTCGCTCGCGCGAGCGCATTATCCGCCGCTACGACCACGAAGTGCAAGGCGGCACCACAGTCAAGCCGCTGGCGGGGGTTGCCGATCATGGTCCGTCGGACGGGGCGGTGATTGTGCCGCTGGGCACCTACACGCCGCTGCAAGCCGCCGATGAAACGCGCCCGTTGCGCGGCGTGGCGCTGTCGGTCGGCATTTGCCCGCAGTACGGCGAACTTGACCCCTACGCCATGGCGTGGGCGGCGGTGGACGAAGCCGTGCGCAACGCGGTGGCGGTCGGCGCCGACCCCGACCACCTCGCCATTTTGGACAACTTCTGCTGGGGCAACCCCAACCTGCCCGACCGTCTGGGAAGCCTGGTGCGGTGCGCGCAAGGATGCTACGACGCCGCGGTCGCCTATGGCACCCCCTACATCTCCGGCAAGGATAGCCTCAACAACGAATACACCACCGCCGACGGCGAACGCCACGCCATTCCCGGCACGTTGCTCATCTCCGCGATTGGCCTGGTGCCCGACGTGCGCCGCACCGCCACGCTGGACTTGAAAGCGCCGGGCAACCTGCTCTACATCCTCGGCGATACCCGCGCTGAATTGGGCGGAAGCCACTACGCCGAAGTGGTGGGCATGCGCGACGCCCATGTGCCCCAACCCGTGCCCGACGCCATTCAACGGGCGCGCGCCCTGCACCGCGCCATGCGTGACGGGTTGGTGCAGGCGTGCCATGACTGCTCCGAAGGCGGGGTGGCGGTGGCGCTGGCGGAAATGGCGCTCGCCGGGCGGCTCGGAGCGGAAGTCAACCTGGGGGCGTTGCCAGGGGCGGACCAAGTCGAAAACGACACACACCTGCTCTTTGCCGAATCGCTGGCGCGCTGGGTGGTGGAAGTGCGTCCCGAAGACGCCGCCGCCTTTGAAAACGCCCTGCACGGGCTGCCCTACGCCCGCATTGGGCGCGTGCACGCTGAACCGGTTTTGCGCATTCTGGGGCGCAATGGCGAGCCGCTTGTGCACGCCGCCGTCGCCGACCTGGAACGCGCCTGGCGTGGGGTGACTTCGCCGGCACACACCTCGCCGCAACAGTCCTACCCCGCCGCGCCTGCCGTCAAGCGTGCGCCGCGCGTTCTCATTCTGCATGCCCGCGGCACCAACCGCGACCGCGAAGCCGCCCTTGCCGCCGAACTGGCGGGGGGCGCGCCCGAAATCGTGCTGATGCAGCAACTCCTGAACGGCGAGCGCAACCTGCTGGACTACCACATGATTGTGGTGCCGGGGGGCTTTTCGTATGGCGACGACCTGGGCGCGGGAGCGCTTTGGGCGCTTGACCTGCAAGAGCAACTGGGCGAACCACTGCGTCGCTTTGTGGCGGAAGGTCGCCCGGTGTTGGGCATTTGCAACGGTTTCCAGGCGCTCATCAAGGCGGGGCTGCTGCCCGGCATGGAGTGGGCGCCCGCCCAAGGAGAGCGGGTGGTGACCCTCGCGCCGAACGCCTCGGCAAAATTCGAGTGCCGCTGGGTCTGGCTGGAACCCAACCCCCACAGCCCTTCACTCTTCACACAAGGGCTGGATGCGCCGATTCACTGCCCGGTGGCGCATGGTGAAGGGCGCTTCGTTGCCCGTGACGTCGACATTCTGGCGGCGTTGCAACGGGATAACCTGGTGGCGCTCACCTACACAACACCCGACGGCAGCGAAGTGCGCTACCCCTACAACCCCAACGGGTCGGACGCGCACATTGCGGGCATTTGCAACCCGGCGGGGAACGTGTTGGGGCTGATGCCGCACCCCGAAGACCACATTTTCCCCTGGCAACATCCACGCCATCATCGCGGCGAACGGGGGTTGGACGGGTTGCGGCTCTTCATCAACGGTATTCGTGCCTGCTGAAGATGAGAGGGTGCGGGAGAATGGGGGGGGGTATCCAGGCATACCCCATCCCCACTCTCCATGTACCAACTGAAATGAGGAGGTTTTTTGTATGCTTTCACACGAAGCGCTGTTAGCCGCCATTCCACACGCCATTGACACAGTGGACATCCCCGGCCTTGGCGACAAGGTGCAGGGGAAAGTGCGCGACATGTACCGCGTGGATGGGCGTCGCGTGCTCATCACCACCGACCGCGTGTCGGCGTTCGACCGTGTGTTGGGGCTGATTCCCTACAAGGGGCAAGTGCTCAACCAACTGAGCGCCTGGTGGTTCGAGCAGTTGCGCGACATTGTGGGCAACCATGTGCTCAGCGTTCCCGACCCCAACGTGATGATTGTGCGCGAAGCCGAACCCCTGCCCGTTGAAGTCATCGTGCGCGGCTACATCACCGGCGTCACCAAAACATCGCTCTGGTATCTCTACTCGCAGGGTGAACGCCGCCCCTACGGCATCGAACTGCCCGAAGGCTTGCAGAAGAACGACCCACTGCCCGAACCCATCATCACCCCCACCACCAAAGCCACCGACGGCGGCCACGATGAACGCCTCACACGCGATGAAATTATCGAGCGCGGTATCGTTCCGCCGGCGTTGTGGGAAGAAATCGAGCGCGTGGCGATTGCCATCTTCAAGCGTGGGCAAGAAGTGGCGCGCCAGGCGGGGCTGATTTTGGTGGATACGAAGTACGAGTTCGGGCTGATTGATGGGCGGCTGGCGCTCATTGACGAAGTCCACACGCCCGATTCCAGCCGCTATTGGATTGCCGAGACCTACCAGCGCGGCACCGAACCGGAAAACTTCGACAAAGAATTCCTGCGCAAATGGTTCGCCGCCCAGGGCTACCGCGGCGACGGCGAGCCGCCCGCCATGCCCGACGACTTCATCGCCCAAGTCGCCGCCCGCTACATCGCCGCCTACGAAAAGTTGACCGGACAACCGTTTGAGCCGGGCGAATTGCCCGCCAAAGAGCGCATTGTGCGCAACGTTCAGGCGGCACTGGAAACTGAAACCTTGTAAACCAACACATCTGCTGAATATGACAGGGAGAGGAATTGCTATGAACGTGATTGTACCGATTTTCATGGGCTCGAAGTCCGACTTGAAGCACGCCCAAGCCATTGCCGATGTGCTTGCCTCGTTCGGCATTCCCTACGAAATGCGTATCGCGTCCGCCCACAAGACCCCCGCGCGCTTGCTCGAAATTCTTGCCGAATACGAAGCCGACCCACGCGCCAAGGTCTTCATCACCATCGCCGGGCGCTCGAACGCGCTCAGCGGCATGGCTGACGCCGCCGTGACCGCGCCGGTGATTGCCTGCCCGCCGCGTTCGGACGCCTTTGGCGGGGCGGACATCTTCTCATCGCTGCGTATGCCCAGCGGTGTCGCGCCGGCGGTGGTGCTGGAAGCGGAAGCCGCGGCTTTGCTCGCCGCCAAAATCCTGGCGCTTGCCGAACCCGCTTTGCGCGAGAAGGTGCGCGCCTACCAGCAGGCGCACGCGGAGCGCCTTGCCCAAGCGGACGCCGAAGTACGTGAAATACGCGCCACTGTGTAAAATATCTTTACCCAACGGGGGGCAGGCTTTCGAGCCTGCCCCTCACATCTGGAACAGGGGAGAGTGTGAGAAGGGGGTTTGGTATGTTGGTTCCAACCGGTTTGCATGAAGCCTGTGGCGTGATTGGCGTTTACGCGCCGGGGCGTGACGTGGCGCGGCTCGCTTTTTTTGGGCTGTATGCCTTACAGCACCGTGGGCAGGAAAGCGCGGGTATCGCAACGACCGATGGGCGTGCAGCCTATCTGCACAAAGGCATGGGCTTGGTGTCGCAGGTGTTCAACGAGGAGAACCTGCGCCCACTGCGCGGGCACATTGCCATTGGGCACAACCGCTACTCCACCACGGGGGGCTCGCATGTGCGCAACGCCCAGCCGTATCTCATCGAAACCATTCATGGCCCTTTGGGCGTCGCGCACAATGGCAACCTCACGAATGCGTTGCACCTGCGCCGCATGCTCATGAAGCGCGGCGTGGGGTTGACTTCGTCCAGCGATAGCGAAGCCATTGTGCAAATTCTCGCGGCGTCGCCCGATGTCTGGCCGCACATTCCGCCTGTTGACGATGAAGGCGATTTGTGGATCGGACGCATTCGGGCGTTGATGCAGTTGGCGGAGGGGGCGTATGCGCTCACCATTCTCACCCGCCACGCGCTCTACGCCGTGCGCGACCCGCGCGGCTTGCGCCCGCTCTGCCTGGGCGAACTCGATGAGGGCTACGTGATTGCGTCCGAATCGTGCGCGTTGCAGACCATCGGGGCGCGGTATGTGCGCGAAATTGAGCCGGGCGAAATTGTGCGCATTGATGCGTCGGGGCTTTCGTCGTTGCAGGGGGCGCCTTGCCGGCGGCGGGCGTTGTGTATTTTCGAGTATGTCTATTTTTCGCGTCCCGACAGTCTGATGGAAGGGCAAGTCATTCACACGGTGCGGCAGGAAATGGGGCGGCAGTTGGCGCGCGAAGCCCCCGCCGATGCCGACGTCGTGGTTGGTGTGCCCGACTCGGCGACACCGCACGCCATTGGGTACAGCCTGGAAAGCGGCATTCCCTACACGGAAGGGCTGATCAAGAACCGCTACATTGGGCGCACGTTCATTCAGCCGGATGACAAACTGCGCCGCGAAGGGGTGCGATTGAAGTACAACCCCTTGCCCGCCAATCTCGAAGGGAAGCGCGTGGTATTGGTGGATGATTCGATTGTGCGCGGCAACACCG belongs to Ardenticatena maritima and includes:
- the purL gene encoding phosphoribosylformylglycinamidine synthase subunit PurL; protein product: MSTSEQPHSLRGVAQALAPTYRIEVVLRCPPDHMGARILRTAQAAGFPHLTRCDVRRLFFIRGRLRPEDLHRIARRLLTDPVTETYHIHQQSDTFPPPAPETDHPDAIIDVTWLPGVTDPVAENLLRAARLIGVEQIEAAATGTSFHVWGLTGEEEAARLAETVLCNTVVQRYSINVPIAPAFITAQNADDTVETIPIRDADDAQLEAISRERRLALNLDEMRAIRAYFRREGRDPTDAELEMLAQTWSEHCVHKTFKARILYEGPPHGAPPNAEPVRQEINGLLRTYLRAATEQVAREWVHSAFVDNAGIIAFDERFDVAFKVETHNHPSAIEPFGGANTGVGGVVRDILGVSARPIANTDVLCFGPTDLPDDAVPPGALHPRRIEAGVVHGIEDYGNKMGIPTVNGAVFYHPGYTANPLVYCGCVGVLPRGAHPSNVQPGDLIVVMGGRTGRDGLRGATFSSMEMDAETGEIAGSAVQIGHPINEKQVQEVVIQARDEGLYHAITDCGAGGLSSAVGEMGAEIGATVHLERVPLKYAGLRPWEIWLSEAQERMVLAVPPDAWPRLREVCDLHGVEAVVIGTFEPTGRLKLFYGDRVVGDLDMHFLHEGLPQRTMHAVWRPPVVQAVPPAESLSPTQALQRLLAHPNIRSRERIIRRYDHEVQGGTTVKPLAGVADHGPSDGAVIVPLGTYTPLQAADETRPLRGVALSVGICPQYGELDPYAMAWAAVDEAVRNAVAVGADPDHLAILDNFCWGNPNLPDRLGSLVRCAQGCYDAAVAYGTPYISGKDSLNNEYTTADGERHAIPGTLLISAIGLVPDVRRTATLDLKAPGNLLYILGDTRAELGGSHYAEVVGMRDAHVPQPVPDAIQRARALHRAMRDGLVQACHDCSEGGVAVALAEMALAGRLGAEVNLGALPGADQVENDTHLLFAESLARWVVEVRPEDAAAFENALHGLPYARIGRVHAEPVLRILGRNGEPLVHAAVADLERAWRGVTSPAHTSPQQSYPAAPAVKRAPRVLILHARGTNRDREAALAAELAGGAPEIVLMQQLLNGERNLLDYHMIVVPGGFSYGDDLGAGALWALDLQEQLGEPLRRFVAEGRPVLGICNGFQALIKAGLLPGMEWAPAQGERVVTLAPNASAKFECRWVWLEPNPHSPSLFTQGLDAPIHCPVAHGEGRFVARDVDILAALQRDNLVALTYTTPDGSEVRYPYNPNGSDAHIAGICNPAGNVLGLMPHPEDHIFPWQHPRHHRGERGLDGLRLFINGIRAC
- a CDS encoding phosphoribosylaminoimidazolesuccinocarboxamide synthase — translated: MLSHEALLAAIPHAIDTVDIPGLGDKVQGKVRDMYRVDGRRVLITTDRVSAFDRVLGLIPYKGQVLNQLSAWWFEQLRDIVGNHVLSVPDPNVMIVREAEPLPVEVIVRGYITGVTKTSLWYLYSQGERRPYGIELPEGLQKNDPLPEPIITPTTKATDGGHDERLTRDEIIERGIVPPALWEEIERVAIAIFKRGQEVARQAGLILVDTKYEFGLIDGRLALIDEVHTPDSSRYWIAETYQRGTEPENFDKEFLRKWFAAQGYRGDGEPPAMPDDFIAQVAARYIAAYEKLTGQPFEPGELPAKERIVRNVQAALETETL
- the purE gene encoding 5-(carboxyamino)imidazole ribonucleotide mutase; this translates as MNVIVPIFMGSKSDLKHAQAIADVLASFGIPYEMRIASAHKTPARLLEILAEYEADPRAKVFITIAGRSNALSGMADAAVTAPVIACPPRSDAFGGADIFSSLRMPSGVAPAVVLEAEAAALLAAKILALAEPALREKVRAYQQAHAERLAQADAEVREIRATV
- the purF gene encoding amidophosphoribosyltransferase, whose product is MLVPTGLHEACGVIGVYAPGRDVARLAFFGLYALQHRGQESAGIATTDGRAAYLHKGMGLVSQVFNEENLRPLRGHIAIGHNRYSTTGGSHVRNAQPYLIETIHGPLGVAHNGNLTNALHLRRMLMKRGVGLTSSSDSEAIVQILAASPDVWPHIPPVDDEGDLWIGRIRALMQLAEGAYALTILTRHALYAVRDPRGLRPLCLGELDEGYVIASESCALQTIGARYVREIEPGEIVRIDASGLSSLQGAPCRRRALCIFEYVYFSRPDSLMEGQVIHTVRQEMGRQLAREAPADADVVVGVPDSATPHAIGYSLESGIPYTEGLIKNRYIGRTFIQPDDKLRREGVRLKYNPLPANLEGKRVVLVDDSIVRGNTAGPLVQLLRDAGAREVHVRVASPPVRHPCFMGVDMATYGELIAHRYDIEEIRRHIGADSLAYLSLPGLLQAVYCGMGEPTEPRHCTACFSGDYPLDVPEWLFAEDRSKVLFEN